One Erysipelothrix amsterdamensis DNA window includes the following coding sequences:
- a CDS encoding ABC transporter permease, translated as MKSLLKVQYRHLKKYWKQTLMSWLSIIIVVCLMTAVIATFSGFYNSYKLSSLKYGEQYNVYFRNVKDVDALIESGEDIVRYEYASKVGDITRVDFNAEQHSPQTFLLYTLYNEDFSFIKQGSQQTLLSGRLAENNEEMHVSEMMLEALNLDDPIGHKLDVTWIDGSKSVVTIVGVVDRQYTYDNQTKSAMMSNENTVYVQFENDTKGFEKSVISMMESNNLIDEDVVFNDFRNELLGLSDNKNIMWKVVVVMASVLLGLFTLTSIFTLYNTLNISLESKTKSLSLLSTIGATKKQIRRSLFFEMFLTTIPCVVIGLMGGSLVSQGIFNMSYPILSNTSLFGYNIMEFAKPTLTMKLILGIFIVSFIVVYIPLLHSIRNIFKDSSIELIRENKRISINKKKEKTRFIKMFFGQAGVLAYKNTVRDRKKYLGLKRSLVIGTVSMVLVASFLASSLDLASAKLDYSNYAIQIEKQNIDSNTFEDIRKQIEENEDVRSTFKVTTESGRLGIWRYNDVFDEELKYLLRHKIIVLDDKDFNTLYPSVNLHEIVVNDYFEGVISDDNRKIQISRHLTDLQVGDFVPFYTYDGTDGKSMAKLSEYPIGLKVDTFDGESSVLKFFYNESIIRSEVSVNYIVSQTLFNRIKSQSPYQFILNRILLIDTVQAESVEISLNKTFPLFHVRNLASDYAQDKNVYGVIVKILFSVMGMILLMTVTSILNTTISEQDRRKGEYAILESVGMTRKEICKMLFFESVFTMGKVIVYSIVLSFGLSYGLYAIVRKIIWMPEFNFRMDYLFYAIMGSTLILITQTLISTSMFNRESVIERLKCQKY; from the coding sequence ATGAAATCACTTCTAAAAGTTCAATATAGACACCTAAAAAAATATTGGAAGCAAACACTAATGTCATGGTTGTCCATTATTATTGTAGTGTGTCTTATGACGGCCGTAATCGCAACATTTTCAGGATTTTATAATAGTTACAAGTTATCGTCGCTTAAATACGGTGAACAATATAATGTCTATTTTCGAAATGTAAAAGATGTGGATGCATTGATTGAAAGTGGAGAAGATATTGTTAGGTATGAGTATGCATCAAAAGTTGGAGATATAACGAGGGTTGATTTTAATGCTGAACAACATAGTCCTCAAACGTTTTTACTTTATACTCTATATAACGAAGATTTTTCTTTCATCAAACAAGGTTCTCAGCAAACGCTTCTTAGTGGAAGATTGGCAGAAAACAATGAGGAAATGCACGTTTCTGAAATGATGCTTGAGGCATTGAATTTAGATGATCCTATAGGTCACAAACTCGATGTAACATGGATAGACGGCTCAAAATCGGTCGTTACAATTGTTGGTGTTGTGGATAGACAATATACATACGATAATCAAACTAAGAGTGCTATGATGTCAAATGAGAATACAGTTTATGTTCAATTCGAAAATGACACAAAGGGTTTTGAGAAATCGGTTATTTCAATGATGGAGTCTAACAATCTCATTGATGAAGATGTAGTATTCAACGATTTTCGTAATGAACTACTAGGACTAAGCGACAATAAAAATATTATGTGGAAAGTTGTAGTGGTAATGGCAAGTGTTCTATTGGGATTATTTACGCTAACATCAATTTTCACACTTTATAACACGCTTAACATTAGCCTTGAAAGTAAAACAAAATCTTTAAGTCTCTTATCGACAATTGGAGCAACTAAAAAGCAGATACGAAGGTCACTGTTTTTTGAGATGTTTCTGACTACAATTCCTTGTGTGGTTATAGGTTTAATGGGTGGGTCTCTTGTCTCTCAAGGAATCTTTAATATGAGTTATCCCATATTATCTAACACGTCTCTGTTTGGATACAATATTATGGAATTTGCGAAGCCAACATTAACAATGAAGTTAATTTTAGGAATATTTATAGTCTCATTTATAGTTGTTTATATCCCGTTATTACATTCTATAAGAAATATATTTAAAGATAGTTCTATTGAACTGATACGTGAAAACAAGCGGATATCAATCAATAAGAAAAAAGAAAAAACAAGATTCATCAAGATGTTTTTTGGACAAGCGGGTGTTTTGGCATATAAAAATACGGTTAGAGATCGAAAAAAATACTTAGGTCTTAAACGTTCTTTAGTTATAGGTACCGTATCCATGGTATTAGTTGCTTCTTTCTTAGCTTCTTCCCTAGATTTAGCTTCTGCCAAATTGGATTATAGTAATTATGCTATTCAAATCGAAAAACAAAATATCGATTCGAATACTTTTGAAGATATAAGAAAACAAATCGAAGAGAATGAAGACGTAAGATCAACGTTTAAGGTCACAACAGAATCAGGACGGCTTGGAATTTGGCGATATAATGATGTATTTGATGAAGAATTAAAATATTTACTGAGACATAAAATAATCGTCTTAGATGACAAGGATTTCAACACATTATACCCATCAGTCAATCTTCATGAAATTGTAGTAAACGATTATTTTGAAGGCGTCATTTCAGATGATAATAGAAAAATTCAGATATCTCGTCATTTAACTGACTTGCAAGTTGGTGATTTTGTACCTTTTTATACATATGATGGAACAGATGGAAAAAGTATGGCAAAATTATCTGAGTATCCCATCGGTTTGAAGGTCGACACATTTGATGGTGAATCCTCAGTACTTAAATTTTTCTATAATGAGTCGATCATTCGTAGTGAGGTATCCGTGAATTATATTGTATCGCAAACTTTGTTTAATAGAATTAAAAGTCAGAGTCCCTATCAATTTATACTTAATAGGATCTTATTGATTGATACGGTACAAGCTGAATCAGTTGAAATAAGCCTCAATAAAACGTTCCCGTTATTTCATGTTAGAAACTTAGCCTCAGACTATGCACAAGATAAGAATGTTTATGGTGTTATTGTAAAAATATTATTTTCGGTGATGGGTATGATTCTATTGATGACAGTTACAAGTATTCTTAATACAACGATATCTGAACAGGATAGACGCAAGGGTGAGTATGCAATCTTAGAGTCAGTGGGAATGACGCGCAAGGAAATATGTAAGATGTTATTTTTTGAATCTGTATTTACAATGGGGAAAGTGATTGTTTACTCAATTGTATTAAGCTTTGGATTATCCTATGGACTATATGCAATTGTAAGAAAAATAATTTGGATGCCTGAATTTAACTTTAGAATGGACTATCTCTTCTACGCAATTATGGGTTCTACGCTAATACTGATCACTCAAACTCTAATATCAACAAGTATGTTCAATCGAGAATCGGTTATTGAACGTTTAAAGTGTCAAAAATATTGA